The Candidatus Nitrosoglobus terrae genome segment TACCAATAATCTCCTCGCCTTTTTTTAATGCTCCCACGCGACGGATATCCAGACGTACTGAAGCATAAAATTTAAGCGCATTACCTCCGGTAGTTGTTTCTGGGCTGCCAAATACGACACCAATCTTCATCCGGATTTGGTTAATAAAAATCACCAATGTATTAGAACGTTTGATATTGGCGGTAAGTTTACGTAAAGCTTGGGACATCAACCGAGCTTGTAGACCCATATGAGAATCTCCCATTTCCCCCTCAATTTCTGCTTTAGGCGCTAAAGCAGCCACCGAATCTATCACCACGACATCCATTGCTCCTGAGCGCACCAGCATGTCAGCAATTTCTAACGCCTGCTCTCCCGTATCAGGCTGGGAAATAAGAAGATCATCTACATTAACTTCCAATCGCTTAGCATACTGGGGATCTAAAGCATGCTCAGCATCAACAAAAGCTGCTGTTCCACCTAACTTCTGCGCTTCTGCTACCACCTGCAAAGCCAAAGTAGTTTTACCTGAGGATTCTGGGCCAAAAATTTCAACAACACGACCTCTGGGTAATCCACCTATGCCAATGGCAATATCCAACCCCAAGGATCCCGTAGAAATTACATCGATCTCACGTATCGCGCTTGCATCACCAAGGCGCATTACAGCGCCTTTACCAAACTGCTTCTCAATTTGCGAGAGCGCAGCTCCTAGCGCCTTTTTCCGATTTTCGTCCATCCTCTGACCTCAATTAGGCAGTGTATAAAGCCTTTAATAATAAGAATTATCCCATATATCAGTGGGAATATCCTAGCGGGTATATCACTGTAATAATAATCTCATAAAAATCAATATAAAATTTAAACTCATTATATCGAAACTTTCGCCCTAAACTTTAAGCGATCCATTAAGGATACTTAACAATCCTTGTAAGGCACGTTCTA includes the following:
- the recA gene encoding recombinase RecA, producing the protein MDENRKKALGAALSQIEKQFGKGAVMRLGDASAIREIDVISTGSLGLDIAIGIGGLPRGRVVEIFGPESSGKTTLALQVVAEAQKLGGTAAFVDAEHALDPQYAKRLEVNVDDLLISQPDTGEQALEIADMLVRSGAMDVVVIDSVAALAPKAEIEGEMGDSHMGLQARLMSQALRKLTANIKRSNTLVIFINQIRMKIGVVFGSPETTTGGNALKFYASVRLDIRRVGALKKGEEIIGNETRVKVVKNKVAPPFKQASFDIFYGAGVSYEGEIIDLGVQEELIEKAGAWYSYRGERIGQGRDNVRQYLKENKDVAKLIEASIREKLLPQKPALVETEEVGT